Part of the Vicugna pacos chromosome 3, VicPac4, whole genome shotgun sequence genome is shown below.
CACTCACTCACACCTCTATGCACAGCATTGGTGTGGGCATCCAAATCACAGAATTAAGTCTCAGCTTGTTCCTTTCCATAAGAAGGGACTGAAAGTCTAGGAAAGGGTTTAGTTAGAAGTTTGCTGAAGATTTCGATGGTGTAAGGGTGGCAGGTAAGAAGTTATAGGGCAGAAACAACTTTAGATATCACCTAGTGCAAATCCCTCATTTTActggtgggaaaactgaggcctcaAGATAAAGGTCAGCCCTAAATGACGGAAGAACCATGACCAGAAGAGAAGCCATGTAACTCTTGGTGCGGGACTTCCCCCATTATGCTGCTCTCTCAGGCTCTTTTAAATCTCAACATGTGTCATCAAGTCAAACTCAGAGGAAATGAGAAAGATGAGATaagaaaaaatgcttaatttttacAAAGATTTTGGTGGTAATTCACATTCTGATGTGCTTAATATtaacaaagggggaaaaatctcagttatcttcTGGTAAAAATGTTATTTCCTGCATGAAACAGGTTCCTTTTCTGAGAGCAGTTTTTAGGCACCGGAATAGGTCACAGCTGGCAACTGTCATGTGTCCCATCTTTGTAGTTAGAGCTTGATTCAACAGATTCTCTATCATCAGGTGGGCTGAAATGACTGCTGTCTTGAGAATCTGTACCAATACTCTTGGTCTCTGACTGAAGGTGGACAGAAACCTGAACTGCTATCTCCTGGCCTTGCTCACTCAGAGAACCATCATCCGAATCACCTCCTGGTGAATTACTCCGGCCCATCTCTGGGTTAATGACATAGATGCCATCTTGAGCATTCAAGGCAGGTCTCTCTTTAATTCTTTCTCCCATGTCATCAGGGTCATCCACTCGCACAGCCTCAAACATCTCCTCTACAAAGGCCCGACAGTTTAGAATAAGGGGTGGCAGAGGGACGCTTCTTGCCAGTTCTTCGATATAACGAGCAAACTCCATGGTTTTAAATTGTGTGACTTTGGCGAGTTCCAGCGTTTTGGCCGAGGTGATGATGGGGATGCGTTTGGCGATCTCAAAGGCCTTCTGAAGTTTCTCTGCCCCTTCAGTTCGGAAGAATTCGTTGATGGCTTTCTCCGTTTTACGAAGATGGCTGCTCATCATGCAGAGCCGTGTGACATTCAAGATGAGAGTGATTGTAAAGGCAATCAGGCAGACAATCATGTAGTAGATACTCATGTCTCCTGAGGTGAAGATAACCCGCAGGGTGACCGAGTAGGAGGCACGGATTGGAGAGGTGATAGAACATGTATAGAGCCCACGGTCAGCAAAGGCTATGTTGGTGATATTCAGGAAGTTACCAGAAACCAACCATTTTCCACCTGGTAAcccaacagaaacaaaaaattacaGCATAAAGAATACTATTACTAAATACGCCAACCACCTTATCGATAGTCCACCTATTCATGAGAGTACTTTAAACTCATCTAGTAGGTCCTGCTGTTTGCTTAAATCATGTAAGAAAGGGCAGACTTTCATGCCCAGTGTCAGAATTTAAATAGCCTAGAACTTAAAAGTGGGAATTAAGATCTTTCTTCCTGACACTAATGATTATCACGGGTGCCTTTTCACTGCTAGATGTAAGAAGCCTTTCAGGGAGACAGGTGTGTCAACATAATGCTAAATGactaaccttaaaaaaaagtttgtatgtatgtgtgtgtgtctaaaccACAGCCTCTACCTATCCATTCTCATAAAATAGAAGGCTGTGCCTGAGAAATATAAAACAATAGTTATTTCTGGGGTAATGGGttacaggtgatttttattttctttttaactatttatttattttcaataacGAACTTATTTAAGAAGAgacaaaaactatttttaaaaagtcctaccAATTTAATGTGTTTGTTCAATGACTAACTAGCTAATCTGGCATGCCTTGCAcatgttaatttgttttgttaGAAAAGGCTGGTTCATGATAATATCTTGATTTTCTGGCAAGAATAACTGAAGTACAAGCCAAAAGATGTCTCACAAGTCAGGGTAAATGAACAGCTTGGCAGAGAGAGTAAAGTTGCCCTTAAAATGCCTAGGCTTCTGTTTTAAACCTAAAACATGCTGCCTGTCTTCCACACATGAGGGTATCTTTGTTCAGGAATGTGTATACAAAAGGCTATGAGCAAAGCACAATGACCACCCACCTTGATTCAACATCCTTTAATAACTTGGCTCTGCCTGCACAATCCTCACCTTTTAAGTTCTCAGGGTACTCTGTGCATTAACTATGAAAGCCTTCAAAGGTGGGATAGATGGGCTAAGGTGGTGTACAGGTGAGTCCCAGTGACCAGAGGTGGTGTCCCAGAGGAGGCTGGGTGACTATGAAGAACCACTTGAATGCCTCAGCTTCCAGACCTCTTTCATCCCTCAGATTCTATACTTCTGGGTTATTTTAGCAGCACATCAATTAGAAAGCACTGTGGACTCTGCCCATTTTTATCatcaaaatttttctaaattctatagtaatATTTAAGAGCCATGACTTCACCAATATGCAAAGAAGAGGAAAGCATGTAGCTatgaatatagccattattttacaAGCTTCTGTTCTATAAACTTGGAGCTATGAAAAGGATACCCTATAAATCCAAGGTATGATGAACTACATAGACTCCATTCATCAACCACAATACTATGACCACAGTCTAAACTCCCTAGTTCACTTGCTGATAATAGCTCAAAATTTATGAACCTTGTATTAGACTGACATACTCTTTAAACTCTCACTTGAGattcat
Proteins encoded:
- the MFAP3 gene encoding microfibril-associated glycoprotein 3, which gives rise to MKPHCCLFTLVVIVIVPEAFALEDVGFNQVTPLGVNHSSFNASFLPSFELSPDSHSGDDVIIAREGTSVSIECLLTIDHFEDVYWYNSKGQQLDDRDRGGKWLVSGNFLNITNIAFADRGLYTCSITSPIRASYSVTLRVIFTSGDMSIYYMIVCLIAFTITLILNVTRLCMMSSHLRKTEKAINEFFRTEGAEKLQKAFEIAKRIPIITSAKTLELAKVTQFKTMEFARYIEELARSVPLPPLILNCRAFVEEMFEAVRVDDPDDMGERIKERPALNAQDGIYVINPEMGRSNSPGGDSDDGSLSEQGQEIAVQVSVHLQSETKSIGTDSQDSSHFSPPDDRESVESSSNYKDGTHDSCQL